ATCGGCATTTTTTTTATTTTGTTTTCGTAATCCGAATAGCATATTCATAGCTTCAGCTGCGGACGTTCCTTCATCAAGTAAAGATGCATTTGCAATTGGCAATGCTGTTAAATCGGAAATCATTGTTTGAAAATTCAATAATGCTTCTAATCTTCCTTGTGAAATTTCTGCTTGATACGGTGTATATTGCGTGTACCAGCCGGAATTTTCCAAAATATTTCTTTTGATAACCGAAGGAGTAATTGTGCCGTAATATCCCTGTCCAATAAAATTTTTAAATATTTTATTTTTTGAACCAAGGTTTTGCATTTCATTTAAAAGTTCTGTTTCTGTTAATGCACTATCAAGTTGCGGACTTTTCTCTAATCTTATAGAACTTGGAATTGTTTTTTCAATTAACTCATCTAATGAATCAATGCCAATAGTTTGAAGCATTTCTTTAATTTCTTTCTCAGTATGCGGAATATGTCGGTTTACAAACTTGTCATAATTTGAATAAAAATTCATAATTTTTCTCTAAATAATTGAAAAGATTTTAATAGGGAAATTTAATTAAATGTGAGCTTAATACGAATAAAATCTTGAATTAAATTTATGATTCTTTTAATATTTTATTTTTCTTTATTAGTAAAAGTGCTTCTTTTGCAGCTTCTTGTTCTGCGGTTTTTTTATTGGGACCGCTGCCAATTCCATAAATATTTTCGTTTACATCAACTCTAATTTTATAAGTTTTATTATGTTGAGGACCGGTTTGCTCAATAACTTTATAAACCGGTTGGCTAAGTTTGTTTGCATGAAAATATTCTAACAATTGACCTTTATAATTTTTATCATCTTTAATTACACCGCTTGAAATCTGAGGCATAATAATAAAATCTTCAACAAATTTCATTGCTATCTTTTCACCAAACTCCAAATAAATTGCAGCAATAATTGCTTCCAGACAATCTGCAACAACATTACCCATTTTCTTTTTTTCAACTGAAAGATATTTATTATTGAGAAAAATTAAATCTTGCAGATTAAGATTGAACCCAATAATTTCTAAAGAATTTTTATTTACAATTTGGGAGCGAGTTTTTGTTAGTAATCCTTCATCGGCATCAGGAAAATTATGAAATAGAAATTCAGCTGTAATTTTACCAAGAATGGAATCACCTAAAAACTCAAGTCTCTCATTTGATTTAATATTATCTCGAGCTAATTCGAGAAATGAGCGATGTGTGAATGCTTTTAAAAAATACTCTTCTTTAGATGGTTTTAAACCAGTAAGATTTTCAATTTTAGCTAAAATTTTTTCCTTTTTAATTTTATCAAAATCATCTGATATCGTAAGATTTTGTTTTCTAAAAAGGTTGAAGAATCTTTTAAACATTAACCTTCATATTTTTTAAAAAGTAACGACGCATTGTGTCCGCCAAAGCCAAAAGTATTACTAATGGCAAAATTAATACTTTTTTTAACTGCAACTTTTGGAGTATAATTTAAATCACATTCCGGACTTGGTTCATCAAGATTTATTGTTGGAGGAATAATTCCTTCTTTTAATGCCATCAAAGTTGCAATACTTTCAATTGCACCGGCAGCGCCAAGTAAATGTCCGGTCATAGATTTTGTAGAACTAACAGA
The nucleotide sequence above comes from Ignavibacteriota bacterium. Encoded proteins:
- the rnc gene encoding ribonuclease III, whose amino-acid sequence is MFKRFFNLFRKQNLTISDDFDKIKKEKILAKIENLTGLKPSKEEYFLKAFTHRSFLELARDNIKSNERLEFLGDSILGKITAEFLFHNFPDADEGLLTKTRSQIVNKNSLEIIGFNLNLQDLIFLNNKYLSVEKKKMGNVVADCLEAIIAAIYLEFGEKIAMKFVEDFIIMPQISSGVIKDDKNYKGQLLEYFHANKLSQPVYKVIEQTGPQHNKTYKIRVDVNENIYGIGSGPNKKTAEQEAAKEALLLIKKNKILKES